In one Pseudodesulfovibrio tunisiensis genomic region, the following are encoded:
- a CDS encoding flagellin has protein sequence MSLVINHNLMAMNASRNLTDHYGQLSKSTRRLSSGLRVGVAADDAAGLAIRELMRSEISSLHQGIRNASDAISLIQTADGALQVIDEKLIRMKELAMQASTGTYNSDQRLIIDSEYQAMASEISRIANATDFNGIYLLNGNLSGQAAAHNGRGIYSTGPLKVHFGTSNDSSEDYYYIAVQGATASSLGLGMAAAIKTGGSSELQNAGKSISTQAMAQTAMDAINDAIISKDKIRANLGAMQNRLENTITNLEIQAENLQAAESRISDVDVATEMTEFVRNQILTQSAVAMLAQANSLPRMAMQLIGG, from the coding sequence ATGTCTTTAGTCATTAACCACAACCTCATGGCGATGAACGCATCGCGAAACCTGACCGATCACTACGGTCAGCTGAGCAAATCCACCCGGCGACTGTCATCGGGACTGCGCGTGGGCGTGGCTGCGGACGATGCCGCAGGCTTGGCCATTCGCGAATTGATGCGTTCGGAAATTTCCTCGCTGCATCAGGGCATTCGCAACGCATCCGATGCGATTTCCCTGATCCAGACCGCGGACGGCGCGCTGCAGGTCATCGATGAAAAGCTCATTCGCATGAAGGAGCTGGCCATGCAGGCGTCCACCGGCACCTACAACTCGGACCAGCGGCTGATCATCGACTCCGAGTATCAGGCCATGGCCTCGGAAATCAGCCGAATTGCCAATGCCACGGACTTCAACGGCATCTATCTGCTGAACGGCAACCTGTCCGGACAGGCGGCTGCGCACAACGGACGCGGCATCTACTCCACAGGCCCGCTCAAGGTCCACTTCGGCACCAGCAACGATTCGTCCGAGGACTACTACTACATCGCGGTGCAGGGTGCCACGGCTTCCTCTCTGGGACTGGGCATGGCGGCTGCGATCAAGACGGGCGGAAGCTCCGAGCTCCAGAACGCGGGCAAGTCCATCTCCACTCAGGCCATGGCCCAGACCGCCATGGACGCGATCAACGATGCGATCATTTCCAAGGACAAGATTCGCGCAAACCTCGGCGCCATGCAGAACCGGCTGGAAAACACCATCACCAACCTGGAAATCCAGGCCGAGAACCTGCAGGCCGCGGAATCCCGCATCTCGGATGTGGACGTTGCCACGGAAATGACCGAGTTCGTCCGCAACCAGATTCTTACCCAGTCCGCTGTGGCAATGCTTGCGCAGGCCAATTCCCTGCCCAGAATGGCCATGCAGCTCATCGGCGGCTAA
- the rnc gene encoding ribonuclease III — protein sequence MDTTDLEACINYTFLQVKHLRMALTHSSYANEQDDADGDNERLEFLGDAVLELSISAEAYKRYPHAPEGQLTRIRSQLVKEKSLADLARGIGLDRYLLLGKGEEMQGGRDRDSLLADGFEALLGAIFLDSDFETVRKLILGIFASLWPEDVFLPEVKDFKSRLQEVAQHRFRDRPVYVLAETSGPEHEKTFEVDVTLPTGEVFRGTGTSVKRAEQTAARIALNHLQDN from the coding sequence ATGGATACCACCGACCTTGAGGCCTGTATTAACTATACTTTTTTGCAAGTCAAGCACCTCAGGATGGCGCTGACGCACAGTTCGTACGCCAACGAGCAAGACGACGCGGACGGCGATAACGAACGCCTGGAGTTTCTGGGCGACGCCGTTCTGGAACTGAGTATATCCGCTGAAGCCTACAAACGCTACCCCCATGCGCCCGAAGGCCAGCTCACGCGCATCCGGTCCCAGCTCGTCAAGGAAAAGAGCCTGGCCGACCTTGCTCGGGGCATTGGGCTGGACAGGTACCTTCTTCTGGGCAAGGGTGAGGAGATGCAGGGCGGCCGGGATCGGGATTCCCTGCTGGCAGACGGATTCGAGGCCCTTCTCGGCGCGATTTTTCTGGACAGCGACTTCGAAACCGTGCGCAAGCTCATTCTGGGCATCTTTGCGTCGCTCTGGCCCGAGGACGTGTTTCTGCCCGAGGTCAAGGACTTCAAGAGCCGTCTTCAGGAAGTGGCCCAGCATCGTTTCAGGGATCGTCCCGTCTACGTGCTGGCCGAGACCAGCGGGCCCGAGCATGAAAAGACATTCGAGGTGGACGTGACCCTGCCTACCGGCGAGGTGTTCCGGGGGACCGGAACCAGCGTCAAGCGCGCCGAGCAGACTGCGGCCCGCATTGCCCTGAATCATTTGCAGGACAACTGA
- the cbiE gene encoding precorrin-6y C5,15-methyltransferase (decarboxylating) subunit CbiE: MDLKKALRTKSAEHREDTVDRHDAHHLHLVPADEEAAGKTGSSLLKRFSVHKAMPIKEPVRIIGLAPGTLNLPRRTGDIIGSAQLLVGGQRLLDAVPDAPPWAERVPIAGPLGPIVERIRKDASAGRRVVVLADGDPLFFGIGKRLGDDLGREHIQVVPNISTVQTAAARLGLPWQEMDFVSLHGRADYAPLYAALVRADLIAVFTDATNTPDEIARALLERGADCFSMTVLENLGTPEETIRQIPLPETWGMEFAPLNLVVLERQYPPEIELTLGIPDHYYMHQKGLITKLPVRSSGLGHLQVMPGSTVWDLGAGCGSVAIEASHLARSGRVFAVERNKTRAAMIRENIRRTGAWLVDTVHGDMPGCLDPLPAPDRIFIGGGLGGPANTDTTLLQVACDRLASRGRIVIHCILLDSLQTAKSHFQALGWHFGVTQLQASATDSLAGDLRFKAQNPVFILWAEKP; encoded by the coding sequence ATGGACCTCAAGAAAGCGCTTCGCACGAAATCCGCGGAACACCGCGAGGATACCGTTGACCGTCATGACGCACATCATCTGCACCTCGTGCCCGCGGATGAGGAAGCCGCCGGAAAAACAGGCTCTTCCCTCCTGAAGCGGTTCAGTGTACACAAGGCCATGCCCATCAAGGAACCTGTGCGCATAATCGGACTCGCTCCCGGCACGTTGAACCTGCCACGCAGGACCGGCGACATCATCGGCTCGGCCCAGCTTCTGGTCGGCGGTCAGCGATTGCTGGACGCGGTGCCGGACGCGCCGCCGTGGGCGGAACGGGTGCCCATTGCCGGACCGCTCGGTCCGATCGTGGAGCGCATCCGCAAGGACGCCTCGGCCGGAAGGCGCGTGGTCGTGCTGGCGGACGGAGATCCGCTTTTCTTCGGCATCGGCAAGCGACTCGGGGATGATCTCGGCCGCGAGCACATTCAGGTCGTGCCCAACATTTCCACGGTGCAGACCGCTGCGGCCCGGCTCGGCCTTCCATGGCAGGAAATGGATTTCGTGTCCCTGCATGGCCGCGCTGACTATGCCCCGCTGTATGCGGCGCTGGTGCGCGCCGATCTGATCGCGGTGTTCACGGACGCGACCAATACCCCGGATGAAATCGCCCGCGCCCTGCTGGAACGCGGGGCCGACTGCTTTTCCATGACCGTGCTCGAAAATCTGGGAACTCCGGAGGAAACCATCCGCCAGATTCCTCTGCCCGAGACATGGGGCATGGAATTCGCGCCCCTGAATCTGGTGGTGCTGGAACGCCAGTATCCCCCGGAGATCGAACTTACGCTCGGCATCCCGGATCATTACTACATGCATCAGAAGGGGCTGATCACCAAGCTGCCGGTGCGCTCCTCCGGGCTCGGCCATTTGCAGGTCATGCCCGGTTCCACGGTCTGGGATCTTGGCGCAGGCTGTGGCTCCGTGGCCATCGAGGCATCGCATTTGGCCCGGTCCGGTCGTGTTTTCGCCGTGGAACGCAACAAGACCCGTGCCGCCATGATCCGGGAGAACATCCGGCGCACCGGCGCATGGCTCGTGGACACGGTGCACGGCGACATGCCCGGCTGTCTGGACCCGTTGCCCGCGCCGGACCGCATCTTCATCGGGGGCGGCCTTGGCGGTCCGGCCAACACGGACACCACACTACTGCAGGTGGCCTGCGACCGGCTTGCCTCGCGCGGACGCATCGTGATCCACTGCATCCTGCTGGACAGCCTCCAGACCGCAAAATCCCATTTTCAGGCGCTGGGCTGGCATTTCGGCGTGACCCAGCTTCAGGCCTCGGCCACGGATTCGCTGGCCGGAGACCTGCGGTTCAAGGCGCAGAATCCCGTATTCATTCTCTGGGCTGAAAAGCCGTAG
- a CDS encoding acetate--CoA ligase family protein → MYSDPRLRALFDPVSVAVVGASRRKRKLGHVITANLLRSGYKGKIYPVNPEGGEILDLQAYPSISDLPASPDLGIIVLPRDKVLGAMRELADMRTGAAIIISAGFRETGRDGYELEQEIAEFAQRRNMVLLGPNSLGMINARVGLNATIAQAKPRDGSIAFFSQSGALCAAILDWADGEDIGFSKFFSLGNKAGLSEANVLDALTDDPDTKVVIGYLESVDNGQEFLNKARMLSDKKPVIMIKAGTTQAGARATSSHTGSLAGSFQACRAAFRQSGVIQVDDLESLFNLARAFAAQPLPQGPNLAVVTNSGGPGILAADACEESGLHLMRPSPETLEELKQVLPPFAAIYNPIDILGDAPAERYRATLEAVARDEGVNAVLVLLTPTASAEIEATAQAIIDVSKESDKPFFACFMGEERIAPGRDMLLKAGIPSYGYPEAAIRAIQAMHAHFRWLHRPIPVEVCFRRDMGKAGQIIRNALRIGATELSLAQSLEVAQAYELPVPETRLVRTSDQAVRAARKIGYPVALKIASPNLSHRSEVNGVALNIETPQDLRKAWASITMRAQCRRPDAYISGCLLQAMGPIKAREVIIGFRQDPQFGPLMHFSLASPSAEILGDVAYRLAPLTLQEAQGIMREIKSYPLLRGVRGEAPANVGAVEDIILSMSQMAVDFPEIREAELNPVLVDEKDALVTDLRLTIG, encoded by the coding sequence ATGTACTCAGACCCTCGCCTCCGGGCCCTTTTTGATCCCGTCTCCGTGGCCGTAGTCGGCGCATCGCGCCGAAAGCGGAAGCTCGGGCATGTGATCACAGCCAATCTGCTCCGCTCAGGATACAAGGGGAAAATATACCCCGTCAATCCCGAGGGCGGGGAAATCCTTGACCTCCAGGCATATCCTTCCATCAGTGACCTGCCCGCCTCTCCGGATCTGGGTATCATCGTGCTGCCGCGCGACAAGGTTCTGGGCGCCATGCGCGAACTTGCGGACATGCGGACCGGCGCGGCCATCATCATTTCCGCGGGATTCCGGGAAACCGGACGCGACGGCTACGAACTGGAACAGGAAATCGCGGAATTCGCCCAGCGCCGGAACATGGTGCTGCTTGGCCCGAATTCGCTGGGCATGATCAATGCCCGGGTCGGCCTCAATGCCACCATTGCCCAGGCCAAACCCAGGGACGGCTCCATTGCCTTCTTCTCCCAGTCCGGAGCTCTGTGCGCCGCCATACTGGACTGGGCCGACGGCGAGGACATCGGCTTTTCCAAATTCTTCAGCCTGGGCAACAAGGCCGGACTTTCCGAGGCCAACGTGCTGGACGCCCTGACCGATGACCCGGATACCAAGGTGGTCATCGGCTATCTGGAATCCGTGGACAATGGACAGGAGTTCCTGAACAAGGCGCGGATGCTTTCCGACAAGAAACCGGTCATCATGATCAAGGCAGGCACCACGCAGGCCGGAGCCCGGGCCACGTCCAGCCACACCGGCTCTCTGGCCGGTTCCTTTCAGGCCTGCCGGGCCGCGTTTCGCCAGTCCGGAGTCATTCAGGTGGACGATCTGGAATCCCTGTTCAATCTGGCCAGAGCCTTTGCCGCCCAACCGCTTCCTCAGGGTCCGAATCTCGCGGTGGTCACGAATTCCGGCGGCCCCGGCATTCTGGCAGCGGACGCCTGCGAGGAAAGCGGGCTGCATCTGATGCGGCCATCCCCGGAAACGCTGGAAGAACTCAAGCAGGTCCTGCCCCCCTTCGCAGCCATATACAATCCCATCGACATTCTCGGGGACGCCCCCGCAGAACGCTACCGGGCAACACTGGAGGCCGTGGCGCGCGATGAAGGCGTGAATGCGGTGCTGGTTCTGCTCACACCAACGGCGTCTGCGGAAATCGAAGCGACCGCACAGGCGATCATCGACGTGTCGAAGGAAAGCGACAAGCCGTTTTTCGCGTGTTTCATGGGCGAGGAGCGCATTGCCCCGGGCCGGGACATGCTGCTCAAGGCGGGCATTCCCAGCTATGGCTACCCCGAAGCCGCGATCCGGGCCATACAGGCCATGCACGCCCATTTCCGCTGGCTGCACCGCCCGATTCCCGTGGAGGTCTGCTTCCGGCGCGACATGGGCAAGGCCGGACAGATCATCCGGAACGCCCTGCGCATCGGAGCCACGGAACTCAGTCTGGCGCAGAGTCTGGAAGTGGCTCAGGCCTATGAACTGCCCGTGCCCGAAACCCGGCTGGTGCGCACCAGCGATCAGGCCGTGCGGGCAGCCAGGAAGATCGGGTATCCCGTGGCCCTGAAGATCGCGTCCCCGAACCTGTCGCACAGGAGCGAAGTGAACGGGGTCGCCCTGAACATCGAGACCCCGCAGGACCTGCGCAAGGCGTGGGCCTCCATCACCATGCGCGCCCAGTGCCGCAGGCCGGACGCCTACATTTCCGGTTGTCTGCTTCAGGCCATGGGGCCAATCAAGGCCCGGGAAGTGATAATTGGTTTCCGTCAGGACCCGCAGTTCGGGCCGCTCATGCATTTTTCGCTGGCCAGCCCTTCCGCGGAGATTCTGGGGGATGTGGCCTACCGCCTGGCCCCGCTCACCCTGCAGGAGGCACAAGGCATCATGCGCGAAATCAAATCGTATCCCCTGCTTCGCGGCGTACGCGGCGAAGCCCCGGCCAATGTGGGAGCCGTGGAGGACATCATCCTGAGCATGTCCCAGATGGCAGTGGATTTCCCGGAAATCCGCGAGGCCGAGCTCAATCCCGTGCTTGTCGATGAAAAGGACGCGCTGGTCACGGACCTGCGCTTGACCATCGGCTGA